GGCAACCCCAAGTTCGTCGGCGACCCCGAGCAGTGGGAGGCGGCGATCGAGTCGCTGCGCGCCGTCGCCGTCGCCTCCGGCCTCGAGCTCGTGCCCGACCCGGGAGGAGCCGCGTTCTACGGTCCCAAGATCTCGGTCCAGGCGCGCGACGCCATCGGCCGCACCTGGCAGATGTCGACGATCCAGCTGGACTTCAACCAGCCCGAGCGCTTCGAGCTCGAGTACACCGCGTCCGACGGCACGAAGAAGCAGCCGGTGATGATCCACCGCGCGCTGTTCGGGTCGATCGAGCGCTTCTTCGCGATCCTCACCGAGCACTACGCGGGTGCGTTCCCGGTCTGGCTCTCGCCCGTCCAGGTGATCGGCATCCCGATCGCCGACGAGTACCTGCCCTATCTCGAGGGCGTCATCGGCGAGCTGAAGAAGTCCGGCGTCCGCGCCGAGATCGACTACTCGAGCGACCGGATGCAGAAGAAGATCCGCAACGCGACGCTGCAGAAGGTTCCCTTCCAGCTCATCGTCGGCGAGAAGGACCGCGACGCCGGAGCCGTCAGCTTCCGCTTCCGGGACGGCACGCAGGAGAACGGGATCCCCGTCGCCGACGCCGTCGCCCGCATCCGGGAGGCCATCGCGTCGAAGGCGCAGGTCTGATGGCCGGCGATCCCCGGGCGGCGGAGTCCGCCGCCGAGGAGCGCGTCCCCGAGGGCGCGGAGGGCTCCGCGCACCTCGCGGGCGTCCCCGACGAGTTCCAGCGCCTGTGGACCCCGCATCGCATGGTCTACATCCAGAAGGGTCAGCCCGGTGCCCACGACTGCCCCTTCTGCGTCGCTCCCACGCTCAGCGACGAGGAGGCGCTCATCGTCGCCCGCGGCGAGCACGCCTACGTGCTGCTCAACCTCTTCCCCTACAACTCCGGCCACCTCCTGGTCTGCCCGTACCGCCACATCCCGCTGTACGACGAGGCCACCCCCGAAGAAGTGGCCGAGATCGGGGCGCTCACCCAGACCGCGATGCGCGTCATCCGCGAGGTGTCGAACAACGACGGCTTCAACCTCGGGATGAACCAGGGCGCGGTCGCCGGAGCCGGGATCGCCGCGCACCTGCACCAGCACGTGGTGCCGCGCTGGGCGACCGACGCCAACTTCTTCCCGATCATCGCCCGCACCAAGGCGCTGCCGCAGCTGCTCGGCGACGTCCGGGCGAGCATCGCCGCAGCCTGGCCGGTCGACTAGACCGCGGAGGCCTGCGTGTCCAGCGCCGCGGGCATCCGACACCCTCTCGTAGACTTAGCTGCCGTCGGCGGAAGACGCCGCACAGAACAGGACACCGCGAACATGACTGACACCACTCCTTCGTCCTCGTCCGCCCCCGAGCAGTTCGGCTCGAGCCGCGTCAAGCGCGGGCTCGCCGAGATGCTCAAGGGCGGCGTCATCATGGACGTCGTCAACGCCGAGCAGGCCCGCATCGCGGAGGACGCGGGAGCGGTCGCCGTCATGGCGCTCGAGCGCGTCCCCGCCGACATCCGCTCGCAGGGCGGCGTCGCGCGGATGAGCGACCCCGACCTCATCGACGGCATCGTCGCTGCGGTCTCCATCCCCGTCATGGCGAAGGCGCGCATCGGCCACTTCGTCGAGGCGCAGATCCTGCAGGAGCTCGGCGTCGACTACATCGACGAGTCCGAGGTCCTGTCGCCCGCCGACTACGTGAACCACATCGACAAGTGGAAGTTCACGGTCCCCTTCGTCTGCGGTGCCACGAACCTGGGCGAGGCGCTGCGCCGCATCACCGAGGGCGCGGCGATGATCCGCTCCAAGGGCGAGGCGGGCACCGGCGACGTCTCCGAGGCCACCAAGCACATCCGCACCATCTCGGCCGAGGTCAACCGCCTGAAGTCCCTCACCCACGACGAGCTCTACGTCGCGGCGAAGGAGCTGCAGGCCCCCTACGACCTGGTCGTCGAGATCGCGCGCACCGGCAAGCTGCCCGTCGTGCTGTTCACGGCCGGCGGCGTCGCGACTCCGGCCGATGCCGCGCTGATGATGCAGCTCGGCGCCGACGGCGTGTTCGTGGGCTCCGGTGTCTTCAAGTCGGGCGAGCCCGCGAAGCGCGCCGCGGCGATCGTGAAGGCGACGACGTTCTACGACGACGCGAAGGTCGTCGCGGAGGCGTCCCGCGGACTCGGCGAGGCGATGGTCGGCATCAACGTGGCCGATGTGCCCGCGCCGCACCGCCTCTCCGAGCGTGGCTGGTAGCGCGCAGGCGCCCGTCGCGGGGGAGGGCGAGACGCGCGAGTCCCTCGAGGGCCTCCGCGTCGGTGTCCTCGCCCTCCAGGGCGACTTCCGCGAGCACGCCCACGTGCTGCGCGAGCTCGGCGCCGACGTCGTGCTGGTCCGCCGCCCTTCCGAACTGGAATCGGTCGCCGGTCTCGTGATCCCGGGCGGCGAGTCCACGGTGATGGACAAGCTGTCGCGGCTCTTCGGCCTCGCCGATCCGGTCAAGGAGGCGATCGCCGCGGGCCTGCCGGTCTACGGCACCTGCGCCGGGCTCATCATGCTCGCCGACCGCGTCCTCGACCGCATCGACGGCCAGTCGAGCTTCGGCGGTCTCGACGTGACCGTGCGCCGCAACGCCTTCGGCAACCAGCTCGACTCCTTCGAGACGGATCTCGACATCCCCGCCATCGGCGACCCGCCGATGCACGCGGTGTTCATCCGCGCGCCGATCGTCGAGGACGTGGGGGAGCGGGCGACCGCGCTCGCCTCCGTCGCGGACGGCCGCGTCGTCGCCGTCGAGCAGGGCAGCCTGCTCGGCACCTCCTTCCACCCCGAGATCACCGGCGACTACCGCTTCCACGAGCTGTTCCTGCGGAAGGTCGCGGCGACCCGCTTCGGGGCCTGACGCCCTCCAGCGTCGTCCGCCAGGGGTGGACCGTGTCGGACGTGCGGTCCACAGTGGTCGCATGCCCGAACTCCCCGAAGTGCAGGCGCTCGCGCGCGACCTCGACGAACGGCTCGGCGGCCGCGTCCTCGAGAGCCTCAGCGTGTACGCGATCTCGGCGCTCAAGACCGTCGCGATCCCGCCGTCGTCCCTCGCGGGGCGGACGGTCCACGGAGTGACCCGGCACGGCAAGTTCCTCGACCTGGCGATCGGCGACGCCCACGTGCTCCTGCACCTCGCGCGCGCCGGCTGGGTGCGCTGGCGTCCCGAGCGGCCCACCGCTCCCGTCAAGCCCGGCCGCGGCCCGCTCGCGGCGCGCCTGGTCCTCGAGGACGGCTCCGGCTTCGACATCACCGAGGCGGGCACCAAGAAGAGCCTCGCGCTCTCGATCGTCGCCGACCCGCGCGACGTCCCCGGCGTCGCCCGCCTCGGACCGGACCCGCTCGATCCCGCCTTCACCGAGGAGATCCTCGGAGCGATCCTCGCGACGGCGGGCCGCGCCCAGCTCAAGGGAGTCCTCCGCGACCAGTCGCGCATCGCGGGGATCGGCAACGCCTACTCCGACGAGATCCTGCACGTCGCGCGCATGTCGCCGTTCAAGCCCGCCTCGGTGACACCCGAGGAGCTCGACCGCCTCTACACCGCCCTCCGCTACACCCTCGAGGAGGCGCTGACGCGCGCCGAGGGCCTGCACGCCGCCGACCTCAAACGCGAGAAGAAGCTCGGCATGCGGGTCCACGGCCGCACCGGCGAACCGTGCCCGGTCTGCGGCGACACCGTCCGCCAGGTGATCTTCGCCGACTCCACCCTCCAGTACTGCCCCACCTGTCAGACGGGCGGGAAGCCGCTCGCCGACCGCGTCCTCTCGCGGTTGCTGCGCTGAGCGCAACGACCGCGTCCGCACCGATCCCCGCCCGGCGCGGCGCAGTCGGCTCCCAGAGGTGGTCGCGCAGGTGGAGCGTCCTGCGAACGGCTACGCCGATTCGCTGACACGCGAATCGCCTGTTCGCCTCGCGGATGGTCGCCGATCTGCAGGCCATCCCTTCAGATGAGCATCTTCGACACCACGGCTGTCCCTTCGCTGCTGGTCGAGTAGCCCCGCAGGGGCGTATCGAGGCCCGCCTCGGAGGCGGTCGCCGATCTGCAGGTTGACCGCCAGAGACGCACTGTTCGGCGGAGGCCCAGGACAGCGATCGATCCGTCGAAGATGCACCGTGTTCGCGATTATCACGGGGCGTCTCTGACGGATCGACCCGGGAATCGGAGTCGGATCCCACTTCTGCGAGGCGAACCGATGATTCGCGTTCCAGCGAATCGTCGTAGCCGGGCGCATGACGCTCCATCTGCGCGACCACCTCGGTGAGCCGACTGCGCGGAGCCGGGCGGGGACCGGCTCCGGTGCCGCACGGCCGGCGGGGACCGGCTCCGGTGCCGCACGGCCGGCGGGGACCGGCTCCGGTGC
The genomic region above belongs to Rathayibacter sp. VKM Ac-2759 and contains:
- the pdxS gene encoding pyridoxal 5'-phosphate synthase lyase subunit PdxS, yielding MTDTTPSSSSAPEQFGSSRVKRGLAEMLKGGVIMDVVNAEQARIAEDAGAVAVMALERVPADIRSQGGVARMSDPDLIDGIVAAVSIPVMAKARIGHFVEAQILQELGVDYIDESEVLSPADYVNHIDKWKFTVPFVCGATNLGEALRRITEGAAMIRSKGEAGTGDVSEATKHIRTISAEVNRLKSLTHDELYVAAKELQAPYDLVVEIARTGKLPVVLFTAGGVATPADAALMMQLGADGVFVGSGVFKSGEPAKRAAAIVKATTFYDDAKVVAEASRGLGEAMVGINVADVPAPHRLSERGW
- the pdxT gene encoding pyridoxal 5'-phosphate synthase glutaminase subunit PdxT codes for the protein MAGSAQAPVAGEGETRESLEGLRVGVLALQGDFREHAHVLRELGADVVLVRRPSELESVAGLVIPGGESTVMDKLSRLFGLADPVKEAIAAGLPVYGTCAGLIMLADRVLDRIDGQSSFGGLDVTVRRNAFGNQLDSFETDLDIPAIGDPPMHAVFIRAPIVEDVGERATALASVADGRVVAVEQGSLLGTSFHPEITGDYRFHELFLRKVAATRFGA
- a CDS encoding DNA-formamidopyrimidine glycosylase family protein, whose amino-acid sequence is MPELPEVQALARDLDERLGGRVLESLSVYAISALKTVAIPPSSLAGRTVHGVTRHGKFLDLAIGDAHVLLHLARAGWVRWRPERPTAPVKPGRGPLAARLVLEDGSGFDITEAGTKKSLALSIVADPRDVPGVARLGPDPLDPAFTEEILGAILATAGRAQLKGVLRDQSRIAGIGNAYSDEILHVARMSPFKPASVTPEELDRLYTALRYTLEEALTRAEGLHAADLKREKKLGMRVHGRTGEPCPVCGDTVRQVIFADSTLQYCPTCQTGGKPLADRVLSRLLR
- a CDS encoding HIT domain-containing protein, whose translation is MAGDPRAAESAAEERVPEGAEGSAHLAGVPDEFQRLWTPHRMVYIQKGQPGAHDCPFCVAPTLSDEEALIVARGEHAYVLLNLFPYNSGHLLVCPYRHIPLYDEATPEEVAEIGALTQTAMRVIREVSNNDGFNLGMNQGAVAGAGIAAHLHQHVVPRWATDANFFPIIARTKALPQLLGDVRASIAAAWPVD